One Candidatus Bathyarchaeia archaeon genomic window carries:
- the cdhD gene encoding CO dehydrogenase/acetyl-CoA synthase subunit delta, whose protein sequence is MIEGEAKKKAQLSDKDNTHISISELLGKYIGRELEFQNVKITANEIHLIFQPFTRLPPAQVPKKPSVKEISALPRLEFEPPVHKYPGKIVEVRIGASKSEGGTRGSTVKLGGQQVLHFCSFEGVLPNGPVISLDLFDAPVPLPKPVKENLKEVLEDPAEWAKLYVEKWGARMVSLHLVSTDPFVKDRSPSEAAKTVEDVLQAVDVPILVGGSGNPEKDPAVFEKVCEVAEGERILINSATLDNDYKRIGRAVKRHGHAVVAFSAMDVNNAKQLNKKLLDPEVGLSREDIVMDPNTGALGYGLEYGFTVFERLRLAALNGDKDCNMPIMSGSTNAWGARESYKKKPELGPVELRGPLWETVTALTMLLAGADLILLMHPLSYKTLNTIIDSMMSLKQTEPLPYKEWVSMKG, encoded by the coding sequence ATGATAGAGGGAGAAGCTAAGAAGAAAGCCCAGCTTAGTGACAAAGATAACACACATATCTCTATCTCTGAACTTCTGGGCAAATACATTGGCAGGGAACTGGAGTTTCAAAATGTGAAGATTACGGCTAATGAGATCCATTTAATATTTCAACCATTCACACGGCTACCTCCAGCCCAAGTTCCCAAAAAACCCAGTGTTAAAGAGATTTCGGCGCTGCCAAGGTTGGAGTTCGAACCACCAGTGCATAAGTACCCCGGAAAGATAGTTGAGGTGAGGATAGGAGCATCGAAGTCGGAGGGGGGCACGCGCGGTAGCACAGTTAAGTTAGGTGGCCAGCAGGTACTGCATTTCTGCAGCTTTGAGGGGGTTCTCCCCAATGGTCCAGTAATATCCTTGGACCTCTTCGACGCGCCTGTCCCCTTGCCTAAACCGGTTAAAGAAAATCTGAAGGAGGTTTTAGAGGATCCAGCTGAGTGGGCTAAGCTCTATGTGGAGAAGTGGGGAGCTAGGATGGTCTCACTTCACCTTGTAAGCACAGACCCTTTCGTCAAAGACCGCAGCCCGAGTGAGGCAGCTAAGACCGTGGAGGATGTGCTCCAAGCGGTGGATGTGCCCATCTTGGTTGGAGGCTCAGGGAACCCAGAGAAAGACCCAGCAGTCTTCGAGAAGGTCTGTGAGGTAGCTGAGGGTGAAAGAATCCTAATCAATTCCGCAACCTTAGACAATGATTATAAGCGGATAGGGAGGGCTGTAAAGAGGCACGGACACGCAGTAGTAGCCTTCTCCGCGATGGATGTCAACAACGCGAAGCAGCTCAACAAGAAGCTACTTGACCCTGAAGTTGGATTGTCTAGGGAAGACATAGTGATGGACCCAAACACTGGCGCCCTAGGCTATGGCTTAGAGTATGGTTTCACCGTCTTCGAGAGGCTAAGGCTAGCAGCCCTGAATGGCGATAAAGACTGTAACATGCCAATTATGTCAGGCTCAACCAACGCTTGGGGAGCTAGAGAGTCCTATAAGAAGAAACCTGAACTGGGACCCGTCGAACTCAGAGGACCTCTCTGGGAGACGGTAACCGCTCTCACGATGCTTCTAGCCGGGGCAGATCTGATCTTACTCATGCATCCCCTGTCTTACAAGACCCTTAACACTATAATTGACTCGATGATGAGCCTCAAACAGACAGAACCACTCCCCTACAAGGAATGGGTCTCCATGAAAGGCTAA
- the acsC gene encoding acetyl-CoA decarbonylase/synthase complex subunit gamma: MGLHERLRYGRATYMPKRIGTIDVYNLLPQTNCRKCGEATCMAFAAKLLERSVKIQDCPPLFEEQNKEKLNSLKKLLAPPVREVVIGVGDKAVKIGGEEVLYRHELAFFNKTALAVTVHDLMTEDQLIKRVKEIESFQVTRLAHPIGLDLIAVRSVSNDPTHYGEVVEKITKATDMPLILCSFNPDALDGALKVAGKRRPLIYAATEENWREVGKLALQYDAPVAVVAPYDLNTLKSVVRGLREMGLQELVLDPGVNPDGGFQETLSRYIAIRRAAIERGDPDFGFPLLSVPAATWLKPESDPTMTAFKEFTLASALIVKYADLEILHTLETWGLLPLLTLRENIYTDPRKPVAVSPGLREIGKPDWNAPLLVTANFALTYFTVESDLQSSGVNCHLIVIDTGGLGVEVAVAGRQFTAEKIAEMLKTSNVEGKIRHRRLLIPGLAARLKGDIEDATNWDVLVGPKDSADVKTFLDKQWGKEGTTT; this comes from the coding sequence ATGGGTCTCCATGAAAGGCTAAGGTATGGGAGGGCGACGTATATGCCTAAGCGGATTGGCACAATTGACGTCTATAATTTGCTACCCCAGACTAATTGTAGAAAATGTGGGGAAGCTACCTGCATGGCGTTCGCAGCTAAGCTCCTGGAGCGTTCAGTTAAAATTCAAGACTGCCCACCCCTCTTTGAGGAACAGAATAAAGAGAAGCTTAACAGTTTGAAGAAACTTCTCGCCCCACCTGTGAGGGAGGTTGTGATCGGTGTTGGAGATAAAGCCGTTAAGATAGGTGGCGAGGAAGTATTATACCGCCACGAACTAGCTTTTTTCAACAAGACTGCTCTAGCTGTGACTGTTCACGACCTTATGACAGAAGATCAACTCATCAAGAGAGTTAAGGAGATAGAGAGCTTCCAGGTGACAAGACTTGCACATCCCATAGGTCTTGACCTGATAGCTGTAAGGTCCGTTTCCAACGATCCAACCCACTACGGAGAGGTTGTTGAGAAGATTACGAAAGCCACAGATATGCCCTTAATCCTCTGCTCTTTTAACCCCGACGCCTTGGATGGAGCATTAAAGGTGGCTGGGAAGAGACGACCTTTAATATACGCAGCCACAGAGGAGAACTGGCGGGAGGTAGGTAAACTTGCCCTCCAATATGATGCTCCAGTAGCAGTCGTGGCTCCCTACGATCTGAACACCCTCAAATCGGTGGTACGGGGTTTAAGGGAAATGGGCCTCCAGGAACTAGTTCTTGACCCCGGGGTGAACCCGGATGGAGGCTTCCAAGAGACACTGAGCAGGTATATAGCCATAAGGAGGGCTGCCATCGAGAGGGGGGATCCAGACTTCGGGTTCCCCCTGCTTAGCGTCCCGGCGGCAACATGGCTCAAACCTGAAAGCGACCCTACGATGACTGCCTTCAAGGAGTTTACTTTGGCTTCCGCATTAATAGTCAAGTATGCAGATCTCGAGATCCTCCACACTCTCGAGACGTGGGGGCTACTTCCACTCCTCACGCTCCGGGAGAACATCTACACCGACCCTAGGAAGCCTGTGGCTGTCTCCCCAGGGTTAAGGGAGATCGGTAAGCCTGACTGGAATGCCCCACTTTTGGTAACCGCAAACTTCGCTCTAACCTACTTCACAGTCGAGTCTGACCTCCAGTCATCCGGAGTGAACTGTCACCTTATTGTGATAGATACCGGAGGTTTGGGGGTGGAGGTCGCAGTGGCTGGGAGGCAGTTCACAGCTGAGAAGATAGCTGAGATGTTGAAGACTAGCAATGTGGAAGGAAAGATTAGGCATCGAAGACTTCTGATCCCAGGCCTCGCCGCTAGGCTGAAGGGGGACATCGAAGATGCAACCAACTGGGATGTCCTAGTGGGCCCCAAGGACTCTGCAGATGTTAAGACTTTTCTTGATAAGCAATGGGGTAAGGAGGGGACGACGACTTAA
- a CDS encoding inositol-3-phosphate synthase, with protein MGKKIRTAVVGVGNCCSAFTQAVHYYALAGNSLEGIPNPDIRGYKLGDIELVAAFDIDKRKVGRDLSEAIFAAPNNYDKVCEVPYAGVRVVKGPVLDGATGMLAGAILLSDEPEADVVSVLKESRTEVLVNLLPAGAEEASRFYAEASLKAGCGFINATPTAIACDPRYARRFEEAGLPLVGDDLMSQIGGTVLHKKLLEFLVERGVKVMHTYQLDVGGSLETYNTLEPSRRALKRAVKTDAIESILPYNAEIVAGTTDYVDFLKNSRVSYYWIEGRYFLGAPFEIDIYLRTADAPNCCSVLFDSIRGVKVALERRIGGPLISLCAYGYKRAPVKGKTDEALRWFREFIEGKRER; from the coding sequence ATGGGCAAGAAAATACGTACTGCGGTTGTAGGTGTAGGAAACTGTTGCTCTGCGTTCACACAAGCGGTTCACTATTACGCCCTTGCAGGTAACTCACTTGAGGGTATACCAAACCCCGACATAAGAGGATATAAGCTTGGTGACATAGAGCTGGTCGCTGCCTTCGACATTGACAAACGAAAGGTAGGCAGAGATTTGAGCGAGGCAATCTTCGCAGCGCCTAATAATTACGATAAAGTCTGCGAGGTTCCATATGCAGGTGTCAGAGTGGTGAAGGGGCCTGTATTAGATGGTGCCACTGGTATGTTGGCTGGTGCGATACTCCTCTCTGATGAGCCCGAGGCCGACGTGGTGAGCGTTTTAAAGGAAAGCCGCACGGAAGTTCTGGTCAACCTCCTGCCTGCTGGAGCCGAGGAAGCCTCGAGGTTCTACGCTGAAGCGTCCCTAAAGGCTGGGTGTGGGTTCATAAATGCGACCCCCACAGCGATAGCCTGTGATCCTCGATATGCAAGAAGATTCGAAGAGGCTGGTCTCCCACTCGTTGGTGACGACCTCATGAGCCAGATAGGCGGGACTGTACTCCATAAGAAGCTCCTTGAGTTCTTAGTGGAGAGGGGTGTAAAGGTCATGCACACCTACCAGTTGGATGTGGGAGGTAGCCTCGAGACCTATAACACCTTGGAACCGTCGAGAAGGGCTTTAAAGAGGGCAGTAAAGACGGATGCCATTGAGAGTATACTGCCCTACAACGCTGAGATCGTCGCAGGAACAACCGACTATGTTGACTTCCTCAAGAATTCACGTGTAAGCTACTACTGGATCGAAGGTAGATATTTTTTGGGCGCACCCTTCGAGATTGATATATACCTCCGTACCGCTGACGCCCCTAACTGCTGTTCAGTGCTCTTCGACTCTATAAGGGGGGTTAAAGTAGCTCTCGAGAGGAGGATAGGCGGTCCGCTCATAAGCCTCTGCGCCTACGGCTATAAGCGCGCGCCTGTCAAAGGCAAAACCGATGAGGCGCTAAGGTGGTTTCGCGAGTTTATAGAAGGTAAGAGAGAAAGGTGA
- a CDS encoding dihydroorotase family protein yields MVDLNLLGAKVYLPWGLFDGGVSIDEGRIVKVGKEAHLPESSRVENLNGLVLLPGLIDAHVHLRDLELAFKEDFHTGTCAAAAGGFTTVLDMPNTKPMTDSREHLKEKMATASSKIIVNVGFYASFPADLRLMTDLAVEGAIAFKGHLHKDWSKLDLSSGEVLSAVASEATRLGKVVAFHAEDKATVKSMEERLKAEGRRNPEDYLAAHSVEAEVKAVTHILRSISRRVRVHICHVSSTSSLELVMDARVRGFKVTCEVTPHHLFLTDATLKRLRGFALTAPPVRNTEEAQGLWRALQSGSVDILVSDHAPHTLEDKNHPDIWEISPGIPGLETTLPLLLTKIRQGEFTLADLVRTLAQRPAEIFKLERKGKIWQGYDADLTAIDTTREHKIDTASFYSKAKFSPFEGWKAEGKAVRTYVAGKLVMEDGAILGKGGVGSILKGGTLHTPGGFV; encoded by the coding sequence GTGGTGGACTTAAACCTTCTAGGCGCGAAGGTCTACCTCCCTTGGGGGCTCTTCGATGGGGGCGTCTCCATCGATGAAGGCAGAATAGTGAAGGTTGGGAAGGAGGCACACCTGCCGGAAAGTTCACGAGTTGAGAACCTTAATGGTTTGGTGCTGCTTCCAGGACTTATAGACGCTCACGTCCACCTTAGAGACCTTGAACTTGCCTTTAAGGAAGACTTCCACACTGGAACTTGTGCAGCGGCAGCAGGAGGCTTCACAACAGTTCTGGATATGCCAAACACCAAACCGATGACTGATTCGAGGGAACATCTCAAGGAGAAGATGGCGACCGCCAGTAGCAAGATAATTGTAAACGTCGGATTCTACGCCTCATTCCCCGCTGATCTTAGGTTGATGACCGATTTGGCAGTTGAAGGGGCTATTGCCTTTAAAGGCCACCTGCATAAGGATTGGTCAAAGCTTGACCTGAGTAGCGGAGAAGTCCTATCAGCGGTAGCCTCTGAGGCTACACGGCTTGGTAAAGTGGTCGCTTTTCACGCAGAGGACAAGGCGACGGTTAAATCTATGGAGGAGAGGCTGAAGGCGGAGGGCAGGCGAAACCCTGAGGATTATCTAGCAGCTCACAGCGTTGAGGCCGAGGTTAAAGCTGTAACTCATATCCTAAGATCCATAAGTAGGAGAGTTCGAGTGCACATATGCCATGTAAGCTCGACGTCATCCCTTGAGTTGGTCATGGATGCGCGAGTGAGAGGATTCAAAGTCACTTGTGAGGTAACGCCACACCATCTTTTCCTAACTGACGCTACCCTCAAAAGGCTTCGAGGCTTCGCTTTGACGGCGCCTCCTGTGAGAAACACAGAAGAGGCGCAAGGTCTCTGGAGGGCTTTGCAATCTGGATCCGTCGACATATTAGTCTCCGACCATGCACCACACACTCTGGAGGATAAAAACCACCCCGACATCTGGGAGATCTCACCAGGCATCCCCGGACTTGAGACGACGCTACCCCTCCTCCTCACAAAGATTAGGCAAGGAGAATTCACATTAGCTGATCTCGTAAGGACACTTGCTCAGAGACCAGCAGAAATATTCAAGCTGGAGCGGAAAGGTAAAATTTGGCAAGGCTATGACGCCGACTTAACAGCCATCGACACCACTAGAGAACATAAAATCGACACGGCGAGCTTCTACTCCAAGGCCAAGTTCTCACCTTTCGAAGGTTGGAAGGCAGAAGGTAAGGCAGTCAGGACCTACGTCGCTGGGAAACTAGTCATGGAGGATGGGGCTATCCTAGGCAAGGGGGGTGTCGGGAGCATATTGAAAGGTGGAACTCTACATACACCAGGTGGGTTTGTATGA